From a region of the Haematobia irritans isolate KBUSLIRL chromosome 4, ASM5000362v1, whole genome shotgun sequence genome:
- the LOC142233147 gene encoding uncharacterized protein LOC142233147 — MENTSCFADDLENFEVIMDQSDDDTACPLDMSAVERALLEEPMAIPSPAIPEVQLSPQEIESPPPVVVDEPVVAPAVVEATDVGRTPAQLVCRVCGGRHALRRCRKFLSLSIEKRIRMVVRHRYCYRCLAQTHQSKDCPSRRRCPSCSGDHNVLLHAAAVAPRIEHGSSRSAQRIRSGSHTNRPSDLAVARSYSDFGGVGVLPLQNVVTLAPSLVVRVSPHGVSVPVRAVIDNCARQSQICRSMVENLGLPVTNIEGVQFCRLTVSSAYDPEQRLTFTARVHDLGRVLTPAEAVPERIKESFLGLPLADPQFYRVGRVAIVFGPEVYGRIITHRVYTSPGLPVAHYTIFGWVLSGLCNC, encoded by the coding sequence ATGGAAAATACCTCGTGCTTCGCTGACGACTTGGAAAATTTCGAGGTTATTATGGATCAATCGGATGATGATACTGCGTGCCCCCTTGATATGTCGGCGGTCGAACGGGCATTGTTGGAGGAGCCGATGGCGATACCGTCGCCTGCCATTCCGGAGGTTCAGCTATCGCCCCAAGAAATTGAGAGTCCACCTCCGGTAGTTGTGGATGAGCCCGTGGTGGCGCCTGCTGTAGTAGAGGCTACTGATGTTGGTCGAACTCCTGCTCAATTGGTTTGCAGGGTTTGTGGAGGTCGTCACGCATTGCGGCGGTGTCGGAAGTTCCTCTCTCTTTCGATTGAGAAGAGGATACGTATGGTGGTACGACATCGCTATTGCTACAGATGTCTAGCACAGACCCACCAGTCGAAGGATTGTCCTAGCCGGCGTAGGTGCCCCAGTTGCTCCGGGGACCACAATGTTTTGTTACACGCTGCGGCTGTGGCGCCTCGAATTGAACATGGGAGCTCGAGGTCTGCTCAGCGGATTCGTAGTGGGAGCCATACGAATCGTCCGTCCGATCTTGCTGTGGCACGGTCATATTCCGATTTTGGCGGCGTCGGAGTTCTGCCTCTGCAGAATGTCGTTACTCTGGCGCCCAGCCTCGTAGTCCGCGTGTCCCCCCATGGTGTGTCCGTTCCGGTCCGTGCAGTAATCGACAACTGCGCGCGCCAAAGCCAAATCTGTCGTTCTATGGTCGAGAACTTAGGGCTACCGGTTACAAATATTGAGGGGGTCCAATTTTGCCGGTTGACAGTATCGTCCGCTTATGATCCAGAGCAGCGACTGACGTTTACTGCTCGTGTGCACGATCTAGGTCGTGTGTTGACCCCCGCCGAAGCCGTGCCAGAACGGATCAAGGAATCCTTTTTGGGATTACCTTTGGCAGATCCGCAATTTTACCGAGTGGGACGGGTTGCGATCGTTTTTGGTCCTGAGGTGTATGGGCGAATCATAACACATAGGGTGTATACGTCGCCCGGTCTCCCGGTGGCTCATTATACAATCTTCGGTTGGGTTCTGTCCGGGTTGTGTAACTGCTAG
- the LOC142235661 gene encoding uncharacterized protein LOC142235661, with translation MRPVSAISASDTLSCYLPHHPVINLEKKTSKLRVVFNASNKTSNGNSLNDILHVGPTLQQDLVLLIVRWRLFKYVFNCDITQMYRQIRVDSSHAPLQRIVFRDSPTRTVQDYELQTVTFGVNCAPYLAIRTLLQLAEDTEEEFPLAADILRKCMYVDDVLTGTHDLETAIMARDQLIAALATAKFELRKWTSNYREILDSLPPEYLVDAQLLAFVEASNSKPLGVRWNAQLDAFYFAVEPIAKRCGYTKREVLSAIAKLFDPVGWLGPVIIVAKIIMQKVWLDRVGWDEILPSATASEWEKFVDSYPDVNSINIPRWIRYTPCTSAELHVFSDASAKAYAGVVYIRVLAPNGEIVVNLLSCKTKVAPLKSVSLPRLELCGAVLASELARTVIREIGIDFGRIYCWTDSTIVLAWLKKTPSAWTTFVANRVCRIQENVGGTNWYHVRSEDNPADLGSRGVSPSDLAASRLWWHGPQWLSCSQSEWPVRDTSSFDTDVEIRSVKAHASFVNSYEDVLDRFSSLDRALRVISYVMRFFYRTHPAHRRDCSYADHSLSSSEIRATKSRLIVLAQKMNYGNEYKDLMDRSSLGTGSSLVSLNPFLDEMGVMRMYGRLSRSPILSYSERHPIILPYSCRFTKLLVEFVHLISIHGGNQLMLRILRIEYWIPRVRNLIRSVIHRCKPCLLERKRVCSQVMAPLPPERTVLDRPFTTTGVDYAGPFEVKSFTGRYCRITKGYVCVFVCFATRAIHLEAVSDLSTAGFLAAFHRFVARRGCPATIFSDNGTNFVGASRELERNFRDVIRGSSDVVSSKFAHQGLSWRFIPAGAPHMGGLWEAGVKSFKLHFRRQIGNVRFTFEEFSTVLARIEACLNSRPLCPQSDNPQELDALTPGHFLIGAPLLAPAEPVITEQPLSLVNRFRKVQALAQQFCVRWKEEYLKNLHMRYKWKFPQRDVMVNDLVVIRHEQLPPTSWKLGRVVSVHPGVDGHIRVADIRTENGVVRRPIAKLVSLTDTSANSL, from the coding sequence ATGAGGCCAGTATCCGCCATTTCTGCAAGTGATACACTTTCGTGTTATCTTCCACATCATCCTGTCATTAACCTCGAGAAGAAGACTTCCAAACTTCGCGTCGTATTTAATGCGTCTAATAAAACGTCCAACGGGAATAGTCTTAACGATATCCTTCACGTAGGTCCCACTTTGCAGCAGGACTTAGTCCTTCTTATTGTGCGATGGCGACTATTTAAATACGTGTTCAACTGCGATATTACACAGATGTATAGGCAGATTCGAGTGGACTCTTCTCATGCTCCGTTGCAGAGAATTGTTTTTAGGGATTCTCCGACAAGGACAGTCCAGGACTATGAACTACAAACGGTGACCTTCGGTGTAAACTGTGCACCATATCTCGCGATACGGACACTGTTACAGTTAGCTGAAGACACTGAGGAGGAGTTTCCACTCGCGGCCGATATATTACGTAAATGTATGTACGTTGATGACGTTTTGACCGGAACTCATGACCTTGAAACTGCGATAATGGCTCGGGATCAATTAATCGCGGCGCTTGCGACGGCTAAATTTGAACTGCGGAAATGGACATCgaattatagagaaattttagatTCACTACCGCCGGAATATTTGGTTGATGCTCAATTGCTGGCATTTGTCGAGGCTAGCAATTCGAAACCATTGGGTGTGAGATGGAATGCTCAATTGGATGCATTCTACTTCGCGGTCGAGCCTATAGCAAAAAGGTGTGGATACACTAAACGGGAAGTGTTGTCGGCTATCGCGAAATTATTCGACCCTGTCGGTTGGTTAGGTCCAGTGATAATTGTGGCAAAGATTATCATGCAGAAGGTTTGGCTTGATCGCGTCGGCTGGGATGAAATACTGCCTTCGGCAACGGCATCCGAGTGGGAAAAATTTGTAGATAGTTATCCGGatgtcaattcgataaatattcctcGGTGGATTCGTTACACACCGTGCACTTCGGCCGAGCTTCACGTATTTTCAGATGCCTCGGCTAAGGCATACGCGGGGGTAGTATATATTCGAGTTTTGGCCCCAAATGGCGAGATTGTCGTTAATTTGCTATCGTGCAAGACGAAAGTTGctccgttgaaatcggtttcttTGCCTCGTTTGGAGCTTTGCGGCGCTGTTTTAGCGTCCGAACTCGCAAGAACGGTCATTCGAGAAATCGGTATTGATTTTGGTCGAATTTATTGTTGGACGGATTCGACTATTGTACTAGCCTGGTTAAAGAAAACGCCTTCGGCTTGGACAACATTTGTCGCGAATAGGGTATGTCGCATTCAGGAGAACGTCGGTGGTACGAATTGGTATCATGTGAGGTCGGAGGATAATCCTGCTGATCTTGGCAGCCGCGGTGTGTCCCCTTCGGATTTGGCCGCCTCTCGACTTTGGTGGCATGGGCCTCAGTGGCTATCGTGTAGTCAATCGGAATGGCCGGTTCGTGACACTTCCTCTTTTGACACCGACGTAGAAATTCGGTCTGTGAAGGCACATGCTTCTTTCGTTAATTCATACGAGGATGTTCTCGATAGATTTTCTTCTCTGGATAGAGCGCTGCGTGTTATTTCATATGTTATGAGATTCTTTTATCGGACGCATCCCGCTCATAGGCGTGATTGTAGCTATGCGGATCACAGTTTATCATCGTCTGAGATTAGGGCAACTAAAAGTCGCTTGATAGTGCTTGctcaaaaaatgaattatggtAATGAATATAAGGACTTGATGGATAGGTCTTCGTTAGGTACTGGCAGTTCACTTGTTTCTTTGAACCCGTTCCTTGATGAAATGGGTGTAATGCGGATGTATGGTCGTTTGAGCCGCTCGCCTATTCTTTCGTATTCGGAGCGGCACCCTATAATTTTGCCCTACAGCTGTCGATTCACGAAGCTTTTGGTGGAATTTGTTCATTTGATTTCCATTCATGGAGGAAATCAGTTGATGTTGCGTATTCTTCGTATAGAATACTGGATACCTCGGGTGAGGAATCTTATTCGTTCGGTTATACATAGGTGTAAACCATGTCTTTTGGAGAGGAAACGGGTTTGTAGTCAGGTGATGGCTCCTCTTCCTCCGGAAAGAACTGTTCTCGACAGACCTTTTACGACGACTGGCGTAGACTATGCAGGCCCCTTTGAGGTGAAGTCGTTCACCGGACGTTATTGTCGCATAACTAAAGGTTATGTGTGCGTTTTCGTGTGTTTTGCTACTAGGGCGATTCATTTGGAAGCGGTTTCCGACTTGTCGACTGCCGGCTTTCTTGCGGCATTTCATAGGTTTGTTGCTCGTCGGGGTTGTCCTGCGACCATTTTCTCGGACAATGGGACAAATTTTGTCGGTGCGTCGCGTGAGCTTGAACGAAATTTCCGGGATGTAATTAGGGGAAGCAGTGATGTCGTGTCCTCTAAGTTTGCACACCAGGGCCTATCGTGGCGATTTATCCCAGCTGGTGCGCCTCATATGGGAGGCCTTTGGGAAGCTGGGGTGAAGAGTTTTAAGTTGCATTTCAGAAGGCAAATAGGGAATGTTCGTTTCACGTTTGAAGAGTTTTCGACGGTGTTGGCTCGTATTGAGGCTTGTTTGAATTCAAGACCTCTTTGTCCCCAATCGGATAACCCGCAGGAGCTTGACGCTTTGACACCGGGTCATTTTCTTATAGGTGCCCCTCTACTCGCCCCTGCTGAGCCAGTTATAACCGAACAGCCTCTTTCGTTGGTGAATCGGTTTCGTAAGGTACAGGCTCTTGCACAACAGTTTTGTGTACGTTGGAAAGAGGAATATTTGAAGAATCTGCATATGAGATATAAGTGGAAATTTCCTCAGCGCGATGTTATGGTAAATGACCTAGTCGTTATTCGTCATGAACAGCTTCCACCAACTTCTTGGAAATTAGGTCGAGTCGTGTCGGTTCACCCGGGCGTAGATGGTCACATTCGGGTCGCGGATATACGTACGGAGAATGGCGTTGTAAGACGACCTATAGCTAAGTTGGTCTCATTGACCGACACTTCGGCGAACTCTTTGTAA